In the Perca flavescens isolate YP-PL-M2 chromosome 10, PFLA_1.0, whole genome shotgun sequence genome, actggaaacagACAATCACaccgagggccagacatgtacagagtttattaacatgcttttatttaaagcacccatattatgctcattttcaggttcataattgtattttaaggttgtaccagaataggtttacatggtttaattatcaaaaaacaccatattgttgttgtgctgcacattgctgcagctcctcttttcaccctgtgttcagctctctgttttagctacagagtgagacctcttttcttcttctgtactatctttgattgcactcgcacatgctcagtagctcagatgtagctcatgtcagctagctccatagacagtaaaagaaaggctgtttctccaacttcaggatcagctgggagacttcttctaaaccagggagcacatggaagtagttcttttggagatgaTGGTGAACttctgtgtgttgtagcagcgctttgctattgagaacgacgtagcatgcttgTTCTGAGTTTTTTGTGGCTTCCTCAGACATTTGTCccctttttgtaaatgtgttgcttttaccgacatttttgtcgacatgaagccctacaaaaggcatcaagagttccttagccatcgtagaatttagcaaatcaagcaaaaaatgataattttaacaacagcctgtttctcagcctgaatatgaaaactctctctgctgcttctggggaaatttctgagtctcagagtcggcaaatctgcccaaATTCTGCTGTGAATGTCacataattgcagtttaaaaaacactttccatgtatttttggtttggcgcacaactaggcgagCCAAAATGTactgtgaacccaaattgatattagggccggatctaaatctgcaaggggccagatttggccctcgggccttgagtttgacgcACGTggttagggctgtgcaattaatcggaatttaatcgtgattatgattttggctcccaacgatcacaaaaacagaataatcgagaaaaaatattatttagctcattacattttgcaagtaaactcttattttctcttgcgttctgaataaaaaaataaagtttaaataggaaaagtattaaggcaaagttcACAGTTGTATCTGTTGTATctcttgatttatttaacttcttccactgtgtttttaagttcaataattgcaacatctttccagaactcaacgagtaatcgtgttaaattatcgtgatttcaatattgaacGAAATAATCGTAATTATATTTTTCcccataatcaagcagccctacaTGTGGTGTAGGCTGTAGCTCCGTgggtgttttatgtgtgtgtgtgtgtgtgtgtgtgtgtgtgtgtgtgtgtgttttcctgcaGGTGATTCTGTCTCGGCAGTACGGCTCGGAGGGAAGATTCACCTTCACGTCTCACACACCTGGAGAGCACCAGATCTGTCTGCACTCCAACTCCTCCAAGTTCTCGCTGTTCGCCGGAGGCATGCTGgtgaggagacacacacacacacacacacacacacgcaggcatgctggtgaggagacacacacacatgcaggcatgctggtgaggagacacacacacacacacatggaggcATGCTGgtgaggagacacacacacacacacacacacacacacgcaggcatgctggtgaggagacacacacacacacacacacacacacatgcaggcatgctggtgaggagacacacacacacacacacacacacatgcaggcatgctggtgaggagacacacacacacacacacacacacacacacacacatgcaggcatgctggtgaggagagacacacacacacacacacatgcaggcatgctggtgaggagacacacacacacacacacacatgcaggcatgctggtgaggagacacacacacgcacacacacatgcaggcatgctggtgaggacacacacacacacacacacatgcaggcatgctggtgaggagacacacacacgcacacacacacacacacacacacacacacacacacacacacacatgcaggcatgctggtgaggagacacacacacacacagaggcacggacacacccacagagacacacacacaacacacacccacaaagacacacacacaacacacacacacccacagagacacacacacacaacacacagagacacagagacacacccacagagacacacccacaacacacacacagagacacagacacacccacagagacacacccacaacacacacacagagacacagagacacacccacagagacacacccacaacacacacacagagacacagagacacacccacagagacacacccacaacacacacacagagacacagagacacacacacagagacacacacaggacataaGTCCCGCCTTAGTCAATAATAatgtagtgtgtgtttgtgtgtgtgtgtgtgtgtgtgtgtgtgtgtgtgtgtgtgtgtgttactattGCTGGTGTTTCACTGTTAGAGTTCTATAGACAGTAATACTTCGTTACTCACTgcctaacgtgtgtgtgtgtgtgtctgtctctctctgtgtgtgtgtctctgtgtgtgtgtgtgtgtgtgtgtgtgtgtgtgtgtgtgtgtgtgtgtgtgtgtgtgtgtgtgtgtgtgtgtgtgtgtgtgttgttctgcCCCTTGCGTTGCAGAGGGTTCACCTGGACATCCAGGTGGGAGAACACGCCAACAACTACGCCGAGATCGCCGCCAAGGACAAACTGACGGAGCTGCAGCTGCGAGTGCGCCAGCTGGTGGAGCAGGTGGACCAGATCCAGAAGGAGCAGAACTACCAGAGGGTCAGTGGAGCCCCAAAAACCTTTAGGGCCCCCTTGcacactggctgtgtggcgTTATATACAGTACTGGCCAAAAACTTTTATAGTATAAAGGGACGTACagcacaggccaaaagtttggacacaccttctcattcaatgtgtttcctttttattttcatgactatttacattgtagattctcactgaaggcatcaaaactatgaatgaacacatatggaattatgtacttaacaaaaaagtgtgaaataactgaaaacatgtcttatattttagattcttcaaagtagccaccctttgcttttttattaataagggaaaaacttccactaatgaaccctgacaaagcacacctgtgaaggtaaaaccatttcaggtgactacctcatgaagctcattgagagaacaccaagggtttgcagagttatcaaaaaaaagcaaagggtggctactttgaagaatctaaaatataagacatgttttcagttatttcacacttttttgttaagtacataattccatatgtgttcattcatagttttgatgccttcagtgagaatctacaatgtaaatagtcataaaaataaaaaggaaacgcattgaatgagaaggtgtgtccaaacttttggcctgtactatatatatatatatatatgaagtctcttttatatagaccttagtggtcctctaatactgtatctgaagtctcttttatatagaccttagtggtcctctaatactgtatctgaagtctcttttatatagaccttagtggtcctctaatactgtatctgaagtctcttttatatagaccttagtggtcccctaatactgtatctgaagtctcttttatatagaccttatacTGTACTGACTAATTTCCtgcttctccttctccataaacaacatgaaatcaaggagaggttGTGAGTCCTGGTACTGTGTTATAGAAATGAATGATGAatcctaatgtgtgtgtgtgtgtgtgtgtgtgtgtgtgtgtgtgtgtgtgtgtgtgtgtgtgtgtgtgtgtgtgtgtgtgtgtgtgtgtgtgtgtgtgtgtgtgtgtgtgtgtcttccccctctccccccccagTACCGGGAGGAGCGTTTCCGTCAGACCAGCGAGAGCACCAACCAGCGCGTCCTGTGGTGGTCTATCGTCCAGACACTCATCCTGGTCGCCATCGGCATCTGGCAGATGAGACACCTCAAGAGCTTCTTCGAGGCCAAGAAGCTCGTCTAACTTctcaatgagtgtgtgtgtgtgtgtgtgtgtgtgtgagtgtgtgtgtgtgagggctgcacgatatgagtaAAATATGTAATTGTCCTTATTTTGACAGATATTCAATCGCGATTTGATTGACGATATCAGAGGGGATGatcattttttgtcattgcgttattctcattttcattgaagaaTATTAAAATGGATAATAGTAAGATATTGAAAtgattaaagttttttttttttttttgcgaggatctgtaccaaacaaagtcTGCAGGACAGGATTTGGTCTCGGCAGCACCACGATACGTCATTCACAACAGTTTGACACAGATTTTTGCCTTTTAACAAATCTTGCGCCCCCTACTGCCACTTGGATATGGCACTGTAGTCCGTATGGCGATTTTTGATCTGCAGCCcccgtttttgtgtgtgtgtgtgtgtgtcggcttgtttaactatattcgtggggtcccgacagctttgtggggacaaaattagggctgccacctcttagtcgattagtcgactaatcgctcgttttggtcttagtcgactaagatttctttagtcgattagtcattttttatgcttattcatgcttaattacttctttcaggaaacttctgagcacatttatggtaaacacaagatttcaagtggtgcttttgcaggattaattgtggagaaactcagttttacagatggttaattaactacatttatattgtgcttttctagtcttaaccacctctcaaagctcacagctctgccgattaaatcaactaatcgattagtcgacaaaatcctagaagtgttagtcgactaaggagttctttagtcgactaaggagttctttagtcgaggacagccctagacaAAATGCTGGAACCAcgaggttaaagggctgtttgagggttaagacttggttttaggattagggatagaattaggttatggttaaggtgagggtaagggttaaggttaggcatttagttgtgatgattaaggttagggtaagggttaaggttaggcatttagttgtgatgattaaggttagggtaagggttaaggttaggcatttagttgtgatgattaaggttagggtaagggttaaggttaggcatttagttgtgatgattaaggttagggtaagggttaaggttaggcatttagttgtgatgattaaggttagggtaagggttaaagttaggcatttagttgtgatggttaaggttaaggtaaggggctagggaatgcattatgtcaatgaagGGTCCCCACAAATATAGCGcaacaaacgtgtgtgtgtgtgtgtgtgtgtgtgtgtgtgtgtgtttcctctaCTGACTGCCGAGGAGACGGGAAGCACAGAGAAATCCAGCCGCACGACTCGGCCCTGAAAACAACATCTgaagattattattatgattattattatgattatttttgACGTTCATCACTGTTTTTCCCTCAGCAGCCCTGTCTGTAACGAGGGAAATGTGACAGCTGTATTTATTACACAGCGTTACAAGGTTTTTTTTGTACGTGACAGAATACAGCAACGCTTCCCTCGGACATCAGAACTAGACCAGGCCCgtagtcgtgtgtgtgtgtgtgtgtgtttaatgtgatattttgaggagattttccctttattttctgtctctttaCTCGCTGTAAGACTAGAGATGTTGTTCACAGTCCCGCGTTAAGATTACATGAAATATCTCCTCACAgtttttaagcaaaaaaaaaaaccaaaatgcAGAAATCAATAATCTGGATTCATCTGTgaaaatcattttgtgatttatttttattttctgcatcTTGCATCACGCAGGATTATTAATGTGGAGAGATTTTAAACCTACTGACACTTGACCAGACTGATGTCAAAAAGTGGCGTATGTacgacacgccaattcgtatgccattttggcgtgttatcaagacgcataatcgctttttagcgtgtttagcAACGCAATTCGGCCTCCATTGACCTGCATTACGagtgaattttcgccgtagcgaatagtataaagggacgtacagcacaggccaaaagtttggacacctcatttaatgcgtttcctttttattttcatgactatttacattgtagattctcactgaaggcatcaaaactatgaatgaacacatatggaattatgtacttaacaaaaaagtgtgaaataactgaaaacatgtcttatattttagattcttcaaagtagccaccctttgctttttttattaataagggaaataattccactaattaaccctgacaaggcacacctgtgaaggtaaaaccatttcaggtgactacctcatgaagctcattgagagaacaccaagggtttgcagagttatcaaaaaaagcaaagggtggctactttgaagaatctaaaatataagacatgttttcagttatttcacacttttttgttaagtacataattccatatgtgttcattcatagttttgatgccttcagtgagaatctacaatgtaaatagtcatgaaaataaaaaggaaactcattgaatgagaaggtgtgtccaaacttttggcctgtactgtaggtccGCTTAAGGAGGTTGGGTGTGGTGgctgatgggtaaaacacaggactttcacccgggagatcCGGGATTGTGTCCCGCTTGTGgcgattttcattttaaattttgaattttttaagccttccccaatgttttcttttcctaaaaccCAACCGTTTAGTGTTttcttaaagcgtaactctcgccaaaatgcatcttaagggtatttttgtgaaagtacgtgagtcaaactttagtttaaaagcatatttaggaccgaatcgctacttttaagattcaccgtattctcgtttttgggtcaaatggccttttgaatgggagcgCTAGGGGGCACtctcatgctagtctcaaaatagctattttcgaaatactaagaaggctcgacacaacatgaaactttgctccaagtatcaccatgggctctacacatgaactaaAGCATTGACAACACTGTTTGTGTACACAGGTTTACTAAAAAGTCTCTTACTTGCTTAAAAAcgttctttttagtaaactctgggattcatgttgtgtcgagccttcttagtatttcgaaaatagctattttgagactagcataaaagtgccccaattactcccattcaaaaggccattcgACCCAAAAATgagaatacggtgaatcttaaaagtggcgattcggtcctaaatatgcttttaaactaaagtttgactcacgtacTTTTGCAAAAATACCCTTaagatgcattttggcgagagttacgctttaagcctgtttttgtcgttattttccgtattttaattattttttttgtgttccttaagcctttccctgtgttcttctcctaaaccctacctttttatttatttattttttttttttatgcgagtgtacgacgttgttctcgcgataacacgcaacgtggtgtgtatgttgaCATCCGCTGTATAACGGCGTAGAcgtacacgcggatagctcaaaatgcgttcccgataacacgccacttggcttcaGGAAAGTGGGCGTGtctgtttacgcaaagtcacgaTGCCATGTTGCACTTG is a window encoding:
- the tmed9 gene encoding transmembrane emp24 domain-containing protein 9, with amino-acid sequence MVSVSMRSCVLLVLLLNVFYDVVSSLYFHIGETEKKCFIEEIPDETMIIGNYRTQLYDKQREEYLPATQGLGMFVEVKDPDDKVILSRQYGSEGRFTFTSHTPGEHQICLHSNSSKFSLFAGGMLRVHLDIQVGEHANNYAEIAAKDKLTELQLRVRQLVEQVDQIQKEQNYQRYREERFRQTSESTNQRVLWWSIVQTLILVAIGIWQMRHLKSFFEAKKLV